In Rhodothermales bacterium, a genomic segment contains:
- the thiS gene encoding sulfur carrier protein ThiS → MKLSVNGEWRTLSEDDVALAAFLEREGMDTAKGIAVAVNDRVAPRSKWTDIRLSDGDRVEIVTARQGG, encoded by the coding sequence ATGAAACTTTCAGTGAACGGAGAATGGCGAACCCTTTCGGAGGACGACGTGGCTTTGGCGGCGTTCCTTGAGCGCGAGGGCATGGACACGGCCAAGGGGATTGCGGTGGCGGTCAATGACCGGGTCGCCCCACGTTCCAAATGGACCGACATCCGGCTTTCCGACGGGGACCGGGTGGAAATCGTCACTGCACGGCAGGGAGGCTGA
- a CDS encoding thiazole synthase, whose product MQDHLLSDASEILRIGPLSLTSRLLVGTSGYPNPSVMMEAIEASGTQLITVAVRRVNLNDRGGEDFMDLLASLPVDLLPNTAGCYTAREAVLVAELAREALETDLIKLEVIGDDETLMPDTEQLLKAARELIDSGFTVMAYANDDPVTCRKLADMGCAAVMPLASPIGSGMGLVNPYNLSLIRELLPDIPLLVDAGIGTASDAALAMELGYDGILLNTAISQAKHPVRMAAAMRHAVEAGRLAWLAGRVPKRYYAKASSSPEGRIETA is encoded by the coding sequence ATGCAAGACCATTTGCTTTCCGACGCCAGCGAAATCCTGCGCATTGGACCGCTCTCCCTGACGTCGCGCCTTCTGGTCGGGACGAGTGGCTACCCGAATCCCTCGGTCATGATGGAAGCCATCGAGGCCTCGGGGACCCAGCTCATAACCGTGGCCGTGCGTCGCGTGAACCTGAATGACCGGGGCGGGGAGGACTTCATGGACCTGCTGGCCTCGTTGCCGGTGGACCTGCTGCCCAATACGGCCGGCTGTTATACGGCCCGCGAAGCGGTCCTGGTGGCCGAGTTGGCCCGGGAAGCACTGGAAACGGACCTCATCAAATTGGAGGTCATCGGCGACGACGAAACGCTCATGCCCGATACGGAACAATTGCTGAAGGCAGCCCGCGAACTGATCGATTCCGGATTCACCGTGATGGCGTATGCCAACGACGATCCCGTGACGTGCCGCAAACTCGCAGACATGGGATGCGCCGCGGTCATGCCGTTGGCCTCGCCCATCGGCAGCGGAATGGGACTTGTGAACCCCTACAACCTGTCCCTCATCCGGGAATTGCTGCCCGATATCCCGTTGCTCGTGGACGCCGGTATCGGGACGGCAAGCGATGCGGCGCTGGCCATGGAACTGGGTTATGACGGCATACTGCTGAACACGGCCATTTCGCAGGCGAAGCATCCCGTACGGATGGCGGCAGCCATGCGGCATGCTGTGGAAGCGGGGCGTCTGGCGTGGCTGGCGGGACGGGTGCCCAAGCGTTATTATGCGAAAGCCTCTTCCAGTCCGGAGGGGCGCATAGAAACCGCCTGA
- a CDS encoding thiamine phosphate synthase: MDLPRLMLIADGFTRDDVYAKVRSAAEFGVPWIQLRDHSARTDVFEHAAGRLVAELQRINPRLLISINSRIAVCESMGLPLHTGFHGVSVSEGVNILGYDALVGASVHSRFEAVDASRDGAKYVIFSPVYESPTHPGKKGWGLELLRTVCSSVPDIPVMAMGGIMPEHVTGCLTAGAHGVATHFGIMGAMNIREAVSEYLRVVPR; this comes from the coding sequence ATGGACCTGCCTCGATTGATGCTCATCGCGGACGGGTTTACGCGCGATGACGTGTACGCCAAGGTCCGCAGCGCCGCGGAATTCGGTGTGCCCTGGATCCAGCTCCGGGACCACAGTGCCCGGACCGACGTGTTCGAACATGCTGCGGGTCGTTTGGTGGCCGAATTGCAGCGGATAAACCCGCGACTCCTGATTTCCATCAATTCCCGGATTGCCGTGTGCGAATCCATGGGATTGCCCCTGCACACCGGATTCCATGGCGTTTCGGTTTCGGAAGGAGTGAACATCCTGGGGTACGATGCACTGGTCGGCGCCTCCGTGCACTCCCGCTTCGAGGCCGTCGATGCGTCGCGGGACGGAGCCAAGTATGTCATTTTCAGTCCGGTGTACGAATCACCGACCCATCCCGGCAAGAAAGGGTGGGGTCTGGAACTGCTCCGAACGGTCTGTTCGTCGGTGCCGGACATCCCGGTGATGGCCATGGGCGGCATCATGCCGGAACACGTGACCGGGTGCCTGACGGCCGGTGCCCACGGCGTGGCCACGCATTTCGGAATCATGGGCGCCATGAACATTCGCGAGGCGGTTTCAGAGTATCTTCGCGTTGTCCCCCGCTGA
- the thiD gene encoding bifunctional hydroxymethylpyrimidine kinase/phosphomethylpyrimidine kinase, producing the protein MVHAVPPIALTIAGSDSGGGAGIQADIKAMQANGAFAASVVTAITAQNTTSVSSVFELPVSVIADQIDAVMSDLAVRTVKAGMLSSSEIISTVAERLRHWNVKSFVLDPVMVSKSGYNLLREDAVEALRNELFPLATLVTPNALEASRLTGLGPIRSIADARRAARIIHEMGAKAVLVKGGHLEHETEAVDVLYDGTNLHLFREARVDTKHTHGTGCTYASAIAAGLARGLALDVAVARAKLYVTKAIRHGLAMGSGHGPVDHFYFFRENATFPYG; encoded by the coding sequence ATGGTCCATGCTGTTCCGCCCATAGCGCTTACGATAGCCGGAAGTGACTCCGGGGGAGGTGCCGGCATCCAGGCGGACATCAAGGCCATGCAGGCCAATGGCGCGTTTGCCGCCAGTGTCGTCACGGCCATCACGGCGCAGAATACCACGTCGGTATCGAGCGTTTTCGAACTGCCGGTGTCCGTGATTGCCGACCAGATCGATGCGGTCATGAGCGACCTGGCGGTCCGGACCGTGAAGGCCGGAATGCTGAGTTCGTCGGAAATCATATCGACGGTCGCCGAGCGTCTCAGGCACTGGAACGTGAAATCCTTCGTGCTGGACCCGGTCATGGTCTCCAAGAGCGGGTACAACCTGTTGCGGGAGGACGCCGTGGAAGCCCTTCGGAACGAGTTGTTTCCCCTGGCCACGCTGGTCACCCCGAACGCCCTGGAAGCGTCCCGGCTCACGGGACTGGGTCCCATCCGTTCCATTGCCGATGCCCGCCGGGCAGCCCGTATCATCCACGAAATGGGCGCCAAGGCGGTGCTGGTCAAGGGCGGTCATCTGGAGCACGAGACCGAGGCGGTTGACGTGCTGTACGACGGAACGAACCTGCATCTGTTCAGGGAAGCCCGGGTGGACACCAAGCACACACACGGTACGGGTTGCACGTACGCATCGGCCATCGCCGCCGGTCTGGCCCGCGGTCTGGCCCTGGATGTGGCCGTGGCCCGCGCAAAACTCTACGTGACGAAAGCCATCCGTCATGGCCTCGCCATGGGCTCCGGCCACGGACCGGTGGACCACTTCTACTTTTTCCGGGAGAACGCCACCTTTCCATACGGATGA
- a CDS encoding APC family permease codes for MTELRKALTTFDGVALLIGITIGSGIYSTPYLIAGYFGSYTGVVATWLVVSLFVFTGGLIYAELGSRMPTTGGEYAYIRHAYGRRAGFLFGWAQLFIIRTSPAAGLAIVAADYIAFFVPLPGSRHTMVALGIIALLGVFNYMDVRWSALFQRATTVMKVGGLVLFALLFAVLLGGSESQLHSVAAPLGDGGFLSRLIPALMLIVFTHTGFDRVGYVAGEMTNPRQIIPRSMMIGLGIVIGVYVTTISIYHYVLGMEALRATTIPAAAVAQEMLGPLGASAIAILAIVSAVSSINGTMLSSSRVYYAMARDRLLFRSFDYIHPRFRTPSRAVVAHAVWGGVILVARSEFETIAAGMVFAILIFYTMTTLALFKFRREHVGEDDEEENGKIFRVPFWPVLPACYLVGVVGLLVFRAVFQWRESFVDLMMVLTGIPVSYFWLSRNHAPEDRSP; via the coding sequence ATGACCGAACTCCGCAAGGCGCTCACCACCTTTGACGGGGTTGCCCTCCTCATCGGCATCACCATCGGATCGGGAATCTACTCGACCCCGTACCTGATTGCCGGGTATTTCGGATCGTACACGGGCGTTGTCGCCACCTGGTTGGTGGTCTCGCTGTTCGTGTTCACCGGTGGCCTGATTTACGCCGAACTGGGCTCCCGTATGCCCACTACGGGTGGCGAATATGCCTATATCCGGCACGCGTATGGTCGCCGGGCCGGATTCCTGTTCGGCTGGGCCCAGTTGTTCATCATCCGGACGAGCCCCGCCGCGGGCCTCGCCATCGTAGCCGCGGATTACATCGCGTTCTTCGTGCCGTTGCCGGGATCGCGGCATACGATGGTCGCCCTGGGCATCATTGCCCTGCTGGGCGTCTTCAATTACATGGATGTCCGATGGTCGGCCCTGTTCCAGCGGGCCACGACGGTCATGAAGGTGGGTGGACTGGTGCTGTTTGCGCTGCTGTTCGCGGTCCTGCTGGGCGGCAGCGAGAGCCAATTGCACTCCGTTGCCGCGCCGCTCGGCGACGGGGGGTTCCTGTCCCGCCTCATTCCCGCGCTCATGCTGATCGTGTTTACGCACACGGGGTTCGATCGCGTCGGGTACGTGGCCGGAGAAATGACCAATCCGCGTCAGATCATTCCGCGGTCCATGATGATAGGTCTGGGCATCGTGATCGGCGTTTACGTCACCACAATCAGCATTTACCACTACGTCCTCGGCATGGAGGCGCTCCGGGCCACCACCATTCCGGCGGCGGCCGTGGCGCAGGAGATGCTGGGGCCGCTCGGCGCATCGGCCATCGCCATCCTGGCCATCGTATCGGCCGTATCCTCCATCAACGGAACCATGTTGTCGTCGAGTCGGGTGTACTACGCCATGGCGCGTGACCGTCTGCTTTTCCGCTCCTTTGATTACATCCATCCCCGCTTCCGGACGCCCTCCCGGGCCGTGGTGGCCCATGCCGTGTGGGGTGGGGTCATTCTCGTGGCCCGCAGTGAATTCGAGACGATCGCGGCCGGAATGGTATTTGCCATCCTGATCTTCTACACCATGACGACCTTGGCCCTGTTCAAATTCAGGCGCGAGCACGTGGGCGAGGACGACGAGGAGGAGAACGGGAAGATCTTCCGGGTGCCCTTCTGGCCGGTGCTGCCCGCGTGCTATCTTGTGGGCGTGGTCGGACTGTTGGTTTTCCGGGCGGTCTTCCAATGGCGGGAGTCGTTCGTGGATCTGATGATGGTCCTGACCGGTATTCCGGTATCCTATTTTTGGCTTTCGCGCAACCATGCTCCAGAAGACCGATCCCCGTAA
- a CDS encoding aminotransferase class IV translates to MLQKTDPRNRDLIVNINGRLLHRDEAGISPFDSLVQGGDGVWEGLRLYKGRIFRLEEHLDRLVGSAKALAFQEIPSKSALIEALRRTLEANGMDDGVHIRLTVSRGTKTTSGMDPRLNTSGPTVIVLAEWKAPVYDKGGLSMITSSVRRFPPDCLDPKIHHNNLLPSILAKIEANVAGADSALMLDKEGFIAEANGTHVFLVRDGVVWTSRTDACPEGITRQTVLELCAEHGVMTRVERVSTTDAYRADEMFCSGTMGELAAVTRLDGRVIGTGEPGPVTARLSALYHEAVLHTGYPILSP, encoded by the coding sequence ATGCTCCAGAAGACCGATCCCCGTAACCGGGATCTCATCGTGAACATCAACGGCCGTCTCCTGCACAGGGATGAGGCCGGTATCAGTCCATTCGACAGCCTGGTCCAGGGGGGTGACGGTGTTTGGGAGGGACTGCGGCTGTACAAAGGCCGGATTTTCCGGCTGGAGGAGCACCTGGACCGGCTGGTGGGGTCTGCCAAGGCGTTGGCGTTCCAGGAGATTCCATCGAAGTCGGCCCTGATCGAAGCGCTTCGACGCACGTTGGAGGCCAACGGCATGGACGATGGCGTCCACATCCGGCTGACAGTGTCGCGCGGTACGAAAACCACGTCCGGCATGGATCCCCGGTTGAACACGTCCGGCCCGACGGTGATCGTGCTTGCCGAATGGAAGGCGCCGGTCTACGACAAGGGCGGGCTGTCCATGATCACATCGTCCGTACGGCGGTTCCCGCCTGACTGCCTGGACCCCAAGATCCACCACAACAATCTGCTGCCGTCCATCCTGGCCAAGATCGAGGCGAATGTGGCCGGGGCCGATTCGGCGCTCATGCTGGACAAGGAGGGCTTCATTGCCGAAGCGAACGGGACGCACGTATTCCTGGTCCGGGACGGCGTGGTGTGGACGTCGCGGACGGATGCGTGTCCGGAAGGCATCACCCGGCAGACCGTCCTGGAGCTGTGTGCCGAGCACGGGGTTATGACCCGGGTGGAACGGGTGTCTACGACGGACGCGTACCGGGCCGACGAAATGTTCTGTTCCGGGACCATGGGGGAACTGGCCGCCGTAACGCGTCTGGACGGGCGGGTCATCGGGACAGGTGAGCCGGGACCGGTCACGGCCCGGTTGTCCGCCCTGTACCATGAAGCCGTACTGCACACCGGGTACCCTATCCTGTCACCATGA
- a CDS encoding DNA repair exonuclease, translating into MKLLLTGDIHLGRASTRTGEDGASVHRTVAAWERMVDLAIREGVRVVCLSGDIVDGENRYWESVGPLEEGIERLGKAGVLTLAVSGNHDHEVFPRLARNLPGTVFRLLGEGGRWERTTIEDADGKPALAVDGWSFPSQYVREDPVAAYPFSRPGDQPVLGMIHGDLGVTGSMYAPLSLDTLSRASVDAWLLGHIHVPSLSGDVPWVLYPGSPQAMDPGERGLHGPWMVDVVDGRLGRPRQVLGSSVWYDQIDVDVSDWTDPEQDLRRVLGRFVADIRERCGSSPDIVSVRPVLTGRSEFHKAIRERMESLVETPDGYTEKGVQVRMDRWTDRVLPALETDAWSGTQTVQGELLALTTEAIPDHVLDALRRRLANSGDAGMSGLSEQELEDYVREAAAVLLSEVLR; encoded by the coding sequence ATGAAACTGCTGCTTACCGGGGATATTCATCTGGGTCGCGCCTCCACGCGTACCGGCGAGGACGGTGCGTCCGTGCACAGGACCGTCGCCGCATGGGAGCGCATGGTCGACCTGGCCATTCGCGAGGGCGTTCGTGTGGTGTGTCTGAGTGGCGACATCGTGGACGGGGAAAACAGGTACTGGGAGTCCGTGGGGCCGCTTGAGGAGGGGATTGAACGGCTCGGCAAGGCGGGCGTGTTGACCCTGGCCGTGTCGGGCAACCACGACCACGAGGTGTTTCCGAGGTTGGCCCGGAATCTGCCCGGGACCGTATTCCGGCTGCTCGGGGAAGGCGGCCGGTGGGAGCGCACCACGATTGAGGATGCCGACGGTAAGCCGGCACTTGCGGTCGACGGATGGTCGTTTCCGTCACAGTACGTGCGGGAAGATCCGGTAGCCGCGTACCCGTTTTCGCGCCCCGGTGACCAGCCGGTTCTTGGTATGATCCACGGGGATCTGGGAGTGACCGGTTCGATGTACGCTCCGTTGTCGCTGGATACCCTGTCGCGGGCTTCCGTGGATGCGTGGCTGCTGGGGCACATCCACGTTCCGTCCCTGTCGGGCGACGTGCCCTGGGTGTTGTATCCAGGCTCGCCCCAGGCCATGGATCCCGGGGAGAGGGGACTTCATGGGCCCTGGATGGTGGACGTGGTCGATGGTCGCCTGGGGCGGCCCCGGCAGGTACTGGGCTCGTCGGTCTGGTACGATCAGATTGACGTTGACGTGTCGGACTGGACCGATCCCGAGCAGGATCTGCGCCGCGTCCTGGGACGCTTCGTGGCGGATATCCGGGAACGCTGCGGGAGCAGCCCCGACATCGTGTCCGTGCGCCCGGTGCTGACCGGTCGCTCCGAATTCCATAAGGCCATCAGGGAGCGGATGGAATCGCTCGTCGAGACGCCGGACGGATACACTGAAAAGGGCGTCCAGGTGCGGATGGACCGGTGGACAGACCGGGTGCTTCCGGCGCTCGAAACCGATGCTTGGTCGGGAACGCAAACGGTCCAGGGCGAGCTCCTGGCGTTGACGACCGAGGCCATCCCCGACCACGTACTGGACGCGCTCCGGCGCCGGTTGGCGAACTCCGGGGATGCCGGGATGTCCGGGCTGTCGGAGCAGGAACTGGAAGATTATGTTCGCGAGGCCGCTGCCGTGCTGCTGTCGGAGGTCCTGCGATGA
- a CDS encoding AAA family ATPase, with the protein MSIRLKQIEVLRARGISSGESFTVRDLAPRLNLISGPNGSGKSTLALAIRQTLWPSARDLESAFLHAEWEHDGASVTVDIEGGYPTRASVMPDVGPAERRGRYLLALHDMVVAETDSESEFVQRLVRDAMGGVDLAGAEARLRWSTGPTRPLKLERALNAAEKAVREALGRQRELAADEDRLADLDAAIRKTEAAESELQAVRLARVVKTHQEELDVLERRMAEYPDAVRTLRGSESRDLARIREEIGRLEVEEAKLDQARARAHNAIKQSGFDEQPPSDADLESWISGARRLEDLERRRSEAAGAVSDSRTVLDKAWSVISEVGSHPEGGVLEREHAHAWNELWKEWASHHVRVLGLDAQRSMIERLLDSDRNSGAGRLMDPDPAALDLAQRILARWLRSAPDTGWSMPLMVALILLTIACLVLAWLVSPLFGLGVLIPVALYLWNRAGTDPTASRAYVETEWRREGVSLDAPQWTEESVLALYNRLGEAKAGQDIARAAHSRLDALDDQARQLEHERSRLSGRTNQLEADSGLRVKDHMEDAAWLGTLAQRMVIVDKAREELARSEGTLAAVTKERNALLERLNGSMGRFLDGPLVDSDHAVAAVNSLAKRTAEWNSRKKDLEDAREALEVRVRPALAKWREEESDLLSRVGLDGDTAWQLDRLLEQFEAYGSVATEHMKREGLLADARARFAEAIATGTADTEGEALESLTLADLKARESGLEELVAGAEGLREKRTTIRTNIEHARQGYELTRALEERDAVQGQLQALRHEARQQLAGQVVAEHVRTEAMKRSIPAVFSRAQDLLARFTSGALRLEVDLTSETPRMVAKSDSGVARSMGHLSVGERVQVLMAVRVAFLEHEEPLALPLLVDEALGTSDDDRARTIIDTLLQLAVDGRQIFYFTAQSDELSKWTERISQHGGFSDGDWTRIDLADVRNLEAARRSPLPAPREPVERDLPAPGHHSHADYLRVLGVPGLEPLTRAPGQEHIGHVVEDTQQLYALLRARVDTVHAWETLDGTHSPMASLDADNAAEAHAFRAGVRARIAVLKDAVDLWRRGRGRPVDRSVLEASGAVSATHMESATDLARRVGGEASRVLAGLEAGEVSRFHKAKITELRDWLLDHDYLDPAAPLGADAARIQLLARHQEVPPETIDRIVHLLWTTD; encoded by the coding sequence ATGAGCATCCGATTGAAGCAGATCGAGGTGCTCCGGGCTCGGGGTATTTCGAGTGGGGAATCGTTCACCGTCCGGGACCTGGCGCCCCGCTTGAACCTGATATCCGGCCCCAATGGTTCGGGAAAGAGCACCCTTGCGCTGGCCATCCGCCAGACCCTCTGGCCATCGGCCCGGGACCTCGAAAGTGCGTTCCTTCACGCCGAATGGGAGCATGACGGGGCTTCGGTCACCGTGGATATCGAAGGCGGTTACCCGACCAGGGCGTCGGTCATGCCAGACGTGGGACCTGCCGAGCGCCGCGGGCGCTACCTGTTGGCCCTGCACGATATGGTGGTGGCAGAAACAGATTCGGAATCGGAATTCGTCCAACGACTGGTCCGCGATGCCATGGGAGGCGTTGACCTTGCCGGCGCGGAAGCGCGGCTCAGGTGGTCTACGGGTCCAACGCGCCCACTGAAACTGGAAAGAGCGCTGAACGCGGCAGAAAAGGCGGTTCGAGAGGCTTTGGGGCGGCAACGGGAACTGGCTGCAGATGAGGACCGATTGGCCGATCTGGATGCAGCCATCCGGAAGACGGAGGCGGCGGAGTCGGAACTGCAGGCGGTCCGGCTGGCACGTGTGGTGAAGACCCACCAGGAGGAATTGGATGTCCTGGAGCGGCGCATGGCGGAGTATCCCGATGCGGTTCGGACACTGCGTGGGTCTGAATCCCGGGACCTGGCCCGGATCCGGGAAGAAATCGGACGACTTGAGGTGGAGGAAGCCAAGCTCGACCAGGCCCGTGCTCGTGCGCACAACGCCATCAAGCAATCGGGCTTCGATGAACAGCCGCCGTCGGACGCCGACCTGGAGTCCTGGATTTCGGGGGCCCGACGGCTCGAGGACCTGGAACGGCGCCGGAGCGAGGCCGCCGGAGCGGTATCAGATTCCCGTACCGTGCTGGACAAAGCCTGGTCTGTCATCAGTGAGGTCGGTTCCCATCCTGAGGGAGGAGTGCTGGAGCGGGAGCATGCCCACGCTTGGAATGAACTGTGGAAGGAGTGGGCATCCCATCACGTCCGGGTGCTGGGCCTTGACGCCCAGCGGTCCATGATCGAACGGTTGTTGGACTCGGACCGGAATTCCGGTGCAGGCAGGCTGATGGATCCGGATCCCGCCGCACTGGACCTGGCGCAGCGCATCCTGGCCCGCTGGTTGCGATCGGCACCGGACACCGGATGGTCCATGCCCCTGATGGTCGCGTTGATCCTGTTGACCATCGCTTGCCTTGTTCTGGCCTGGCTCGTTTCGCCCTTGTTCGGATTGGGAGTGCTGATTCCGGTCGCGTTGTACCTGTGGAATCGGGCAGGGACGGACCCGACAGCCAGCCGGGCGTATGTGGAGACCGAGTGGCGCCGGGAAGGCGTTTCACTGGATGCGCCGCAGTGGACCGAGGAGTCCGTGCTGGCCCTGTATAACCGGCTCGGCGAGGCAAAGGCCGGACAGGACATTGCCCGTGCAGCACACTCGCGGCTGGATGCGTTGGACGATCAGGCACGGCAGTTGGAGCACGAGCGTTCACGCCTGTCCGGGCGCACAAATCAGCTGGAGGCGGACTCCGGACTTCGCGTCAAGGATCACATGGAAGATGCCGCCTGGCTGGGCACGCTGGCGCAGCGCATGGTCATCGTGGACAAGGCCAGGGAGGAGTTGGCCCGCTCAGAAGGGACGCTTGCCGCCGTCACAAAGGAACGGAATGCACTCCTGGAGCGACTGAACGGAAGTATGGGTCGGTTCCTGGATGGTCCGCTGGTCGATTCCGACCATGCGGTCGCCGCGGTCAACAGCTTGGCCAAGCGTACGGCCGAGTGGAATTCCCGGAAGAAGGACCTGGAGGATGCCCGGGAGGCGTTGGAGGTTCGGGTGCGGCCGGCCCTGGCCAAGTGGCGTGAGGAAGAATCGGACCTGCTGTCCCGGGTAGGGCTCGATGGCGATACGGCCTGGCAACTGGACAGACTGCTGGAACAGTTCGAGGCGTACGGAAGCGTGGCCACGGAGCATATGAAGCGGGAAGGGCTGCTTGCGGATGCCCGTGCGCGTTTTGCCGAAGCCATCGCGACCGGCACGGCCGACACAGAAGGGGAAGCCCTCGAGTCCCTGACGCTGGCCGACCTGAAAGCACGCGAATCCGGGCTGGAGGAGTTGGTTGCCGGCGCCGAGGGGCTGCGCGAGAAACGCACCACGATCCGAACGAACATCGAACATGCCCGACAAGGTTACGAACTGACACGCGCGCTGGAAGAGCGGGATGCCGTGCAGGGCCAGCTCCAGGCCCTGCGTCATGAGGCCCGGCAACAGCTGGCCGGTCAGGTGGTGGCGGAGCACGTCCGGACAGAAGCCATGAAGCGTTCAATACCGGCCGTGTTCAGCCGGGCACAGGACCTGTTGGCCCGCTTCACGTCCGGAGCACTGCGCCTGGAAGTGGATTTGACCTCCGAAACCCCGCGGATGGTAGCCAAATCCGATTCGGGGGTAGCCCGCTCCATGGGTCACCTTTCGGTGGGAGAACGGGTGCAGGTTTTGATGGCCGTCCGCGTGGCATTCCTGGAGCACGAGGAACCCCTGGCGCTGCCCCTGCTCGTGGACGAAGCGTTGGGCACGAGCGACGACGACCGCGCCCGGACCATCATTGACACGCTGCTGCAATTGGCCGTAGACGGGCGGCAGATCTTCTACTTCACCGCCCAGTCAGACGAACTCTCCAAGTGGACGGAACGCATTTCACAGCACGGCGGGTTTTCGGATGGGGACTGGACACGGATTGATCTGGCGGATGTCCGCAACCTGGAGGCAGCCCGGCGGTCTCCGCTGCCTGCGCCGCGCGAACCCGTGGAGCGTGATCTGCCTGCGCCCGGCCATCACTCCCACGCCGACTATCTCCGTGTATTGGGCGTGCCCGGACTGGAGCCACTGACCCGCGCCCCGGGCCAGGAGCATATCGGGCACGTGGTGGAAGACACGCAGCAACTGTACGCCTTGCTCCGTGCCCGCGTGGACACCGTTCACGCATGGGAAACGCTGGACGGGACCCATTCACCGATGGCGAGCCTGGATGCGGACAACGCTGCCGAGGCCCATGCTTTCCGGGCGGGTGTCCGTGCCCGGATTGCCGTGCTGAAGGATGCGGTTGATTTGTGGCGTAGGGGACGCGGACGTCCGGTGGACCGGAGTGTGCTGGAAGCGAGTGGGGCCGTATCGGCGACCCATATGGAATCCGCAACGGACCTTGCCCGACGCGTGGGTGGTGAGGCGTCCCGCGTGCTGGCAGGACTGGAGGCAGGGGAGGTAAGCCGATTCCACAAGGCGAAAATCACGGAACTCCGGGACTGGCTCCTGGATCACGACTATCTTGACCCGGCAGCCCCCCTGGGTGCCGACGCAGCGCGTATCCAACTGCTTGCCCGGCATCAGGAGGTCCCCCCTGAAACCATCGATCGGATTGTACACCTGCTATGGACTACGGACTGA
- a CDS encoding SDR family oxidoreductase, which translates to MDYGLKDHVIMVAASSKGLGRGIAESVAASGARVSMASRTAADITAAAAEVSRTHGVQAEGYVMDATVGASIQAWAQATRERFGRIDGLVVNAGGPKPGKFDDFDDADWQAGFELTLMSAVRMIRAVLPVMREQGSGSIVTVTSSSIKEPIDILLLSNVFRSGVVSLVKSLSADLAAEGIRINNLVPGMVDTDRIQSNDAYKAESLGIPVEEYARSRQAAIPMGRYGTPREFGDAGAFLLSNAASYITGATLMVDGGKSRTVW; encoded by the coding sequence ATGGACTACGGACTGAAGGACCACGTCATCATGGTTGCCGCCTCCAGCAAGGGGCTCGGACGCGGTATTGCGGAATCGGTGGCCGCATCCGGTGCTCGCGTCTCCATGGCCAGCCGGACGGCCGCCGACATCACCGCAGCGGCCGCCGAGGTGTCCAGGACCCATGGCGTGCAAGCGGAGGGGTACGTGATGGATGCCACCGTTGGCGCGTCCATCCAGGCCTGGGCGCAGGCCACGCGGGAACGGTTCGGTCGGATAGACGGCCTGGTGGTGAACGCAGGAGGTCCCAAGCCCGGCAAGTTCGATGATTTTGACGACGCCGACTGGCAGGCTGGATTCGAACTCACGCTCATGAGCGCGGTGCGCATGATCCGCGCCGTGCTCCCGGTCATGCGGGAGCAGGGAAGCGGGAGCATAGTGACCGTCACCTCGTCCTCCATCAAGGAGCCCATCGACATCCTGTTGCTGTCCAATGTGTTCCGGTCGGGCGTCGTGAGCCTGGTCAAAAGCCTGTCGGCCGATCTGGCGGCGGAGGGCATCCGCATCAACAATCTCGTCCCGGGCATGGTGGATACGGACCGGATCCAGTCCAACGATGCCTACAAGGCCGAGTCCCTCGGCATTCCGGTTGAAGAATATGCCCGCTCTCGCCAGGCGGCCATCCCCATGGGCCGGTATGGTACGCCCCGCGAGTTCGGTGACGCGGGCGCATTCCTGCTGTCCAATGCGGCCTCCTACATCACCGGCGCCACCCTCATGGTGGACGGCGGAAAGAGCCGCACGGTCTGGTAG